The segment ATAAGAGCCGTGGCCACCCCTGCACCTTACGACACGGCCCACGCCGCGACGGTCCGGGTCCCGGTCACACGTCGTCGTGAGATGGCAGGATGGGCCGAGTCAACTGAGTCGCGGCGCGACACCAGGGGTCCGTTTTGTCGGAATTTCGAGAAGTGAATGAATTCGCCACTTGCCAGTGGTAAATCCGCTGGTCGCCGAGTCCTCTCCCCGCGAGCGGGGATGTTCCGGCATTGCGGCCGGCGTCACCTACGTCGTCACGGTCCTCTCCCCGCGCGCCGGGATGTTCCCTTCGAGGATTCCAGCCAGTGGACTTCCGATTCGTCCTCTCCCCGCGCGCGGGGATGTTCCTGGCTCGACGAAGAAGTGCCCCTTGCCCGGGATGTCCTCGCCCCGCGCGCGGGGATGTTCCCCCTTCGACCGTCCTGGGATCACCGTTGCTGAGGTCCTCTCCCCGCACGCGGGGGTGTTCCGACGCAGGTATCTTCGCTTCGCTCCGATATGGGGTCCGCTCCCCGTGCAGGGAAGCGACGGCCGCCGCAACCACAAGCTGAACCGTGCGGCGGGGACCATCCTCGCGCGTGCGGGGATGTCCCCTGGGGACCGCGACGGGGATCGTGATCGCGACGTTCAACCACATCCCCGCCTTTGGGGATCGACGTGGTGGGCCCTGGGGACCTCGGTGCACTGGTGGTCACCCGTGCGTGTCGCCGTCGGCGCCCAGCACCGGCAGGACCTCCTCCGGCGGCCCCTGGTGGGTGACCTCTCCGTCCTCGAGGACGCATACACGGTCGAGTTGGCGGGCTTGGGGCATGTCGTGGGTGATGACCAGGACAGCGCAGGTGTCGGCGGCGGTGCGGATGTCGGCCATGAGGGCGTCGCGGGTGTCGGGGTCGACGTGGGCGGTGGGTTCGTCGAGGACCAGCAGGGCGGGTCGGGTGAGGAGGGCTCGGGCGACGGCGAGGCGTTGGCGCATGCCTCCGCTCAGGGTGTGGCCGAGTTCGCCCACGTGGGTATCGAGACCGTCGGGCATGTCCCGGACGTCCTGGGCGAGGCGGACGCGGTCCAGGACGTCCCACAGCGTGGCGTCGTCGGCATCGGGGGCGGCGAGGGACAGGTTCGCGCGCAGGGTGCTGGTGAAGACGTGCGGATCCTGGTCGACCCCGACGACGGCACGCCGCCACTCCTCCACGGTGCAGGCGTCGAGGGGAGTATCGCCGAGGAGGATCCGTCCGTGGTCGGGCTCCCGGAACCGCAGCAGCACGTTGGCGAGGGTGCTCTTGCCGGCGCCGCTCGGACCCACGAGGGCCACGTGTTCCCCGGGACCGACCCGGAGGTTCACCTGGCGAAGTGCCCATGGTGAGGTTGGGGTGTAGCGGACGGACAGGTCGCGGATGACGAGCGCGTGCGCACCGTCGGGAATCCGTCGGGCGTCCGCCGGCGCGGGCTCGGTAACGCTCGGTTCGACATCGAGGGTCTCGAACAGCCGGGCGGCGCTGGTGCGGATCCCGCTGAGCCGGGAGGCGACGGCCGGCAGGGGAGCGGCGATCTCGAACGCGGCCAGGGCGGTCAACACCAGCAGCGCGAGGGACACCCCAGTGAGGGACTGCCCGTCGACGCCGGCCACCCCGAGCATCAACACCGCCCACACCGTGAGCCCGGTCAGCAGGGTGAGCGCGCCCGAGGTCGCGCCGAGCACCCGCGCCTCACGGGCGGCGATCCGCGTGAGCTCCGCGTCGGCTTCCTCCACTCGCCGCAGCGCCCGGTCCATCGCGCCGTAGGCGACCAGGTCGGGAGCGCCGTGGACCGCGTCCACCAACGACGTGGTGAGGTCCGCTCGTGCCTTCGCCTCGCGTTGCCCCGCGCGGCGGCCCGCCGCGGCGGCCAGCGTGGGAACGGCCACGGCGGCGAGAACCAGCCCCACGGCGAGCGCGAGCCCGCCGGGCAGGAACACGGCCGTGCACACGGTGACGGTGAGAGCCCCAGCCACCACCGCGACCAGAGGCGGGGTGAGCCCCCGAACCAGGAGGTCCTGCGTGCTGTCCACGTCGTTGACGAGGCGGGACACCAGATCAGCGGACCGGAACCGGCGGACGGCCTCGGTGCGGGCCAGCCGTTCGTACACCCGCGACCGGACGTCGGCGAGCGCACGCAGGGCGGCGTCATGGCTGATCAGTCGTTCGAGGTAGCGGGCGACACCGCGCGTCACGCCGAACGCGCGGGTGGCCACCACGGCGACGCTCAACGCGGTCACCGGGGGGTGCTCGGCGGCGCGTGCCAACAGCCAGCCCGCCGTCCCCATCAGCGCGATGCTCGACCCGGCGGCCAGTGCCCCGAACAGCACCCCCGCCAGGAACCGGGTGGAGCGCGGGTGCACGAGCCGAACCATCCGCCGCAACGGTCCAGCGTTGGCTCCCGGGGTGTCCGGCCGCTCCCGCGGCGGCTCAGGGGTGAGTGTGCGGGCTCCCGCCGCCGCCGGGGCTGCGGCCGTCATGACGTCACCTCCGGTGCGAGCCGTGGGAGGGATGTGCGTGCGGCGCCCGAGGTGGGGAACCTGTGCCGGAAGCACGCCTCGAGGCCTCGTGCCTGTCTGGCGCCCTCCGGCAGGGGTTCCCAGCTCAGTGGAGCCAGGCACCCACGGGGCAAGGACGTGCCGGGCCGGTTCGGTGCGCTCGCGGAGGCCTGGGGTGAGCAGGCGTCCGTGCTTCCCGGGCGCGGCAGAGACGCCATCGCATGGGGGCGCGCGTGGCTCCGGTCCGACACGGTTGGCTCCGCGTACCCGTGAGCAGCCCGGACGGAGCGCCCCGGCCCCCCGGGACAGACAGTCGGCAGGAAACCCGTCATGACGTCACCCCCACGGTCAGGCGCCCCTGTTCCAGACGGACCACGTCGTTGGCCGCGCCGCTGGACAGCCACCCCTCGTCGTGGGCGACGATCACTCCGGTGCGGCCATTCAACAGGCGGGCGGTGGCGCGGCGGACGATGAGGGCGTTGGGCGGGTCGAGGTGCGCCGTGGGTTCGTCCAGAAGGACGACGGGCGCGTCGCGGAGGAAGGCGCGGGCCAGGGCGATGCGTTGGCGTTGGCCCGCGGAGAGGCGACTTCCACGTTCGCCGAGGCGGGTTTCGTACCCGTGCGGCAGTTCGTTGATGAAGGAGTCGGCCTCGGCGAGTTCGGCGGCGGCCCGGACTCGGTCCAGGTCGGCGTCGGGGTCACCCAAGCGGATGTTGTCCGCCACCGTGTCGTCGAAGAGGTAGGGATGTTGCGGCACCCAGGCGAGGTCGTGCCGCCATTCCTCCGGCGAGATGTCGTGCAACGACCGCGTACCCGTAGCGTTCCGCAGGGTGATGCCGCCCTCGGTGGGGGTGGCGAAGCGCATCAGCAGGGCGAAGAGGGAGCTCTTCCCGGAGCCGCTGGGGCCCGTCAGCAGGGTCCGGCTCAGTGGCGGGAGCTCCAACGACACCGACCGGAGCGCCGGAGTGGACCGGCCGGGATAGGTGAGCCCGACGTCGTCGAGGGAGATGACGGGGATCTCGCGCTCCACGGGGTCGGAGGAGCGGCGGCTCATCCGGCCCAGTGGGGGCACCGGGGTGGAGGCGTCCGCGTCTTCCTCCGCCCGCCGCTCA is part of the Spiractinospora alimapuensis genome and harbors:
- the cydC gene encoding thiol reductant ABC exporter subunit CydC, yielding MTAAAPAAAGARTLTPEPPRERPDTPGANAGPLRRMVRLVHPRSTRFLAGVLFGALAAGSSIALMGTAGWLLARAAEHPPVTALSVAVVATRAFGVTRGVARYLERLISHDAALRALADVRSRVYERLARTEAVRRFRSADLVSRLVNDVDSTQDLLVRGLTPPLVAVVAGALTVTVCTAVFLPGGLALAVGLVLAAVAVPTLAAAAGRRAGQREAKARADLTTSLVDAVHGAPDLVAYGAMDRALRRVEEADAELTRIAAREARVLGATSGALTLLTGLTVWAVLMLGVAGVDGQSLTGVSLALLVLTALAAFEIAAPLPAVASRLSGIRTSAARLFETLDVEPSVTEPAPADARRIPDGAHALVIRDLSVRYTPTSPWALRQVNLRVGPGEHVALVGPSGAGKSTLANVLLRFREPDHGRILLGDTPLDACTVEEWRRAVVGVDQDPHVFTSTLRANLSLAAPDADDATLWDVLDRVRLAQDVRDMPDGLDTHVGELGHTLSGGMRQRLAVARALLTRPALLVLDEPTAHVDPDTRDALMADIRTAADTCAVLVITHDMPQARQLDRVCVLEDGEVTHQGPPEEVLPVLGADGDTHG